One genomic window of Biomphalaria glabrata chromosome 9, xgBioGlab47.1, whole genome shotgun sequence includes the following:
- the LOC106050686 gene encoding uncharacterized protein LOC106050686, producing the protein MNDFNDSGIYQFFSKTTTTVKPRKLDKSKDIELDDTAPLPLLIGIGLALFLGFVVLVLICCLCRRKRPPPTDGQQHINTATYQRAPMSDAMMGGGMAYQMTAVPPTGFHNAMQYNPHMGHPTQHNYGVLGPGMNFPSAPASQYSQQPPHFGGVPTFPPNQYIPSVPLPPPSLSQQSHSQSHSSQASSSVSGATADPLVPMTSSPSVLAHQHHMQLQQQYYPPMYHQNMTAQSALQHHQHMQRIAGRESPAFQYSPMTYSAILANEHNASQPPPPVTSAAGTNSVMTTSITSSTPDGQLSNHQSEDQTTQSNSCTEEE; encoded by the exons ATGAATGATTTTAATGATAGTGGTATCTATCAGTTCTTttccaaaacaacaacaacag TCAAGCCTCGCAAGCTAGATAAGTCAAAAGACATTGAGCTAGATGATACAGCACCACTTCCTTTGCTGATAGGCATTGGGCTTGCATTATTCCTAG GTTTTGTTGTTCTTGTACTGATTTGTTGCCTCTGTCGTCGCAAACGTCCTCCTCCTACAGATGGCCAGCAGCATATCAACACGGCCACCTACCAGCGGGCTCCTATGTCAGACGCCATGATGGGTGGCGGCATGGCTTATCAGATGACCGCAGTTCCCCCCACAGGTTTTCACAATGCCATGCAGTACAACCCTCACATGGGACATCCCACACAACATAACTATGGTGTTCTTGGTCCTG GTATGAATTTTCCGTCTGCTCCAGCTAGCCAGTACTCGCAACAGCCTCCTCACTTTGGCGGTGTACCCACTTTCCCACCAAACCAGTATATACCTTCCGTACCTCTCCCCCCTCCTTCCCTATCACAGCAGTCGCATTCCCAGTCACACTCAAGCCAGGCGTCTTCCTCCGTCTCCGGAGCAACAGCTGATCCTCTGGTGCCCATGACCTCTTCCCCATCTGTATTGGCTCACCAGCACCACATGCAGCTACAGCAGCAGTATTACCCGCCGATGTACCATCAGAACATGACTGCCCAGTCTGCACTGCAGCACCATCAACACATGCAGAGGATAGCTGGCAGAGAGTCACCTGCTTTTCAGTATTCCCCAATGACATACTCAGCCATTTTGGCCAACGAGCATAACGCTAGCCAACCTCCACCTCCAGTCACCAGCGCAGCTGGAACAAATTCAGTTATGACAACTTCCATCACCTCATCCACGCCTGATGGCCAGTTGTCCAATCATCAGTCTGAAGATCAGACTACACAGTCAAATAGCTGTACAGAGGAAGAATAG